GGGCGCCACCGGAGCCCACCTGCTCTCCACGATCGCCCGGGACGCGATCGACCTGTTCACCGGCCCCTACGCCCACCGCGTCCGCGAGTGCGGCGCGCACAACTGCTACCTGCTCTTCGTCGACACCTCCCGCCCGGGCCGCCGCCGCTGGTGCGCGATGGAGCACTGCGGCAACCGCGAGAAGGCCCGGGCACACCGGGCCCGGGCCTTCCCTAGGAAGCCGTAGCCCGCGCCTCGCGGGCGTCGTACGCGCTGCGGGCCGCCGCGATCTCCTCCTGGTGCCGCTCCGTCCAGGTCACCAGGGACTGGATGGTGGTGTGCAGCGTCCTGCCGAGGGAGGTCAGTTCGTACTCGACCCGCGGCGGCACCACCGGGTGCACCGTCCGCTTCACCAGGCCGTCGCGCTCCAGCGACCGCAGGGTCACCGTCAGCATCCGCTGGCTGACCCCGTCGATCTCCCGGCGCAGTTCGGTGAAGCGCAGCCGCCGGTTATCCAGCAGCGCGATGACGAGCAGCGACCACTTGTCGGCGATCCGGTCGAGGATCTGCCGGACCTGGCAGTCCTCGCGGGTGTCCCACTGGAAGGGATCCGCGTCGCCGTAGTCCACGGTGCTCTCGCAGTTACTCGGTGACTTCGAAGTGCCTTCTTCCATGTCTGTCGATGCTGCCGCAGGGTGGTCTTGGTTACAAGAGGGAACCGACCCTCATTTGCGTAACCGGACTTGACCAGAGGAGTGTTGACTCATGGGCACGCGTGCCTGGGCGTTGCTGCTCGTCCTGTGCGGGACGATCTTCCTTGAGGGCGCCGACGTCGCGATGATGGCGGTGGCGATCCCGGCCATCCGCTCCGATCTGGGCCTAGCCACCGGCACGGCGGCCTGGGTGCTGAGCGCCTACGTGCTCGGATACGCCGGCTTCACCCTCCTCGGCGGCCGGGCCGCCGACCTGCTCGGCCGGCGGCGGATGTTCCTGCTCTGGCTGACCGTCTTCCTCGCCTTCTCCGGACTCGGCGGCCTCGCGACGGACGGCTGGATGCTGATCGTCGCCCGGTTCGTCACCGGCGTCGCCGCCGCGTTCATGACCCCGGCCGCGCTCTCCCTGATCACCACGTCCTACGAGGAGGGGCCGAAGCGCAACAAGGCCGTGCTGGTCTTCGCCGGGACCGGCGCGGCCGGCTTCTCCCTCGGCCTGGTCATCGGCGGCCTGCTCACCGAGCTCGGCTGGCGCTGGGTGTTTTTCGCGCCCGTGCTGCTGACCGCCGCCCTGCTCGTCGCGGCGGTGCGCCTGGTGCCCCGGCAGGACGCCCCACCCGCGCGGGGACGCACCTTCGACCTGCCCGGCGCGATTACCGCCGCGGGCGCCATGCTGCTGGCCGCCTACACCGTCGTACGCCTGGAACACGGCCTGCACGATTGGCCGCTCACCCTGGTCTCGGGGCTCGCGGCCCTGCTCCTGGCCGGTGCCTTCGTCGCGTTCGAGCGTCGCTGCCCGGACCCGCTCGTCCGCCTCGGGATCCTGCGCCAGGGCCCGGTCGTGCGCGCCGACCTGGGTGCGCTGCTCTTCCTCGGCGCCTTCTTCGGCTTCCAGTTCGTCGTCACGCTCTACCTGCAGGAACTGCGCGGCTGGTCGTCCCTCCAGACCGCCGTCGCCCTGATCGTCATGGGTATCGACGCGGTCCTCGCGCCGACGCTCACCCCGAGACTGGTCGCCCGCTTCGGCAACGCCCGGGTGATCCTCGGCGGATTCCTCCTGGCGGTGGCCGCCTACGCCCTGTTCCTGCCGGTGGGCATGGACTGGTCCTACGCGATGATGTTCCCGACGCTGCTGCTGTCCGGCCTCGCCTTCGCCCTGGCCTACGGGCCGTTGACGATCGCCGCGACGGACGGGGTCGCCGAGTCGGAGCAGGGCCTGGCCGGCGGGCTGCTGACCACCGCCACGCAGTTCGGCTCCGCCATCGGCATCGCGGCGGTGACCGCGGTCTACGGCCTGGCGTCCACCGGGTCCGGCCCCGAGGCCACGCTGTCGGCGTTCCGGGCGGCGCTGATCGTGCCGGTGGCGTTGGTGGTGCTGGGCGCGCTGATCTCGCTGGTGAGTGCGCGGGAGGCCCGGCGGGCGGTGCGCAGGGCGTCCCAGGTGAGCAGTGTCAGTGCCAGCCACACCAGTGCGAACCCGGCCCAGCGCTCCGGCGGCATCGCTTCGTGGAAGTAGAAGACGCCGAGCACGAACTGGAAGACCGGCGTCAGGTACTGCAACAGACCGATCGTGGACAGGGGCACGCGGATGGCCGCCGCGCCGAAACAGACCAGGGGCAGGGCGGTGACGATCCCGGCCGAGACGAGCAGCGCCGCGTGCCCCGCGCCCTCGGTGGTGAAGGTGGAGTCGCCCCGCGCGGTCAGCCACACCAGGAAGCCGAGCGCGGGCAGGAACTGGATCACGGTCTCGGCGGCCAGCGACTCCACGCCGCCGAGGTTCAGCTTCTTCTTCACCAGCCCGTACGTGGCGAAGGAGAAGGCGAGGCCGAGGGAGATCCATGGGGGCCGGCCGTAGCCGACGGTCAGCACGACGACCGCCGCGGCGCCGGTCCCGACCGCCAGCCACTGCACCGGCCGCAGCCGCTCCTTCAGCAGCAGAACACCGATCGCGATGGTGACCAGCGGGTTGATGAAGTACCCGAGTGAGGCCTCGACGACGTGGCCGGAGTTCACGGACCAGATGTACAGGCCCCAGTTGAGGGTGATGAAGGTCGCGGCGACCGTGACGAGGCCCAGCCTGCGCGGCTGCCGCAGCAGCTCGCCGGCCCAGGCCCAGCGGCGCAGCACGAGCAGGGCGGCGCCCACGAAGACCAGCGACCACACCATCCGGTGGGCCAGG
The genomic region above belongs to Streptomyces coeruleorubidus and contains:
- a CDS encoding winged helix-turn-helix transcriptional regulator — protein: MEEGTSKSPSNCESTVDYGDADPFQWDTREDCQVRQILDRIADKWSLLVIALLDNRRLRFTELRREIDGVSQRMLTVTLRSLERDGLVKRTVHPVVPPRVEYELTSLGRTLHTTIQSLVTWTERHQEEIAAARSAYDAREARATAS
- the rarD gene encoding EamA family transporter RarD — translated: MWGLVPLFWPLLKPAGAVEILAHRMVWSLVFVGAALLVLRRWAWAGELLRQPRRLGLVTVAATFITLNWGLYIWSVNSGHVVEASLGYFINPLVTIAIGVLLLKERLRPVQWLAVGTGAAAVVVLTVGYGRPPWISLGLAFSFATYGLVKKKLNLGGVESLAAETVIQFLPALGFLVWLTARGDSTFTTEGAGHAALLVSAGIVTALPLVCFGAAAIRVPLSTIGLLQYLTPVFQFVLGVFYFHEAMPPERWAGFALVWLALTLLTWDALRTARRASRALTSEISAPSTTNATGTISAARNADSVASGPDPVDARP